Sequence from the Panicum virgatum strain AP13 chromosome 5N, P.virgatum_v5, whole genome shotgun sequence genome:
TGATACCGATGGCAGATTATATTGAAGACCAGGCACATCTAGGGCACCCTGCCTCAGTACATCAGGCTCTGAAACTGATGGTCCATCAATAGTTTCCAGGTTAGTATCAATTCTGGTCTCAACAGTTTCAACATCCTCATTTGCTGGAGGATTTAGAGCACCGTTGTCATAGTAATCTTGATTCCTGTAAATAACAACCTCATCAGAAGAGGGGCACTTCATGTAATCAACTGAAAGGTTTTAGGAGAAAGTTTTCACCTAACATCTATTTCGTTAACTGATGGGGATTCATCTGGAAtaggcacctcctcctccaaaCTGCTTTTAGGTACCTTCGATGAAAGCAAGCCAGAAAAGGCACCTGATTCAAAACTACCAAAGCTCAAGTGTGCACAGTCTGCATTTGCTGCTTGTAGATGATCAGGTAGTATGACCGCAGGATTATCTTCAGTAGACTTAGTTGCAACTAAATCGTCATCCTGTAGGCTTAGATGCTGAAAGTTTGCCGCAGCTGATTCTGCATCAAGATTGGAAACCACGgctgcaagaaaaagaaaaaataggaaGAAAAAAAGCATATTCAGACTTTCAGAGGTCAGCTCTAGTTATCTAAAATTGTGTGAATCCTTCCAAACAATTATATTGCTGAAAACTGTTCTTCTTAAACATATCTATTTAAGGCTCAACACAAACCCTTCTACAAGTTCTAAATCTCAACTTCCCACCTTTCAGACCGTCAATACTAATGCAACAATCTTGGTCTTGATGTGAATTGTGATGATTCATGTATGTTCAATGCTACTATATTACCATTGCTGCTTATTTAGTCATGAGAAGGAATGCTGCTTCTAAATAAAAAACAATGTGCTCGTTACATCTGGCATTGTTGATGTGCTAAGTTTAAAATGACTCATCAATGTTTGTGTTCTCATTGCTAGCATACACTGGCGCTATGAGGTACTATAAGGGACAAggaaaaaatgtgaaattatatGACGTGCCAATTTGGGTTTCTAATGCAAAGGTAACTCCTTTCAACACTTGAATTATGGGCCTTACAAAAACAATAGATGGTATTCCTTTATCTGTCTTATAGATCATGTTAGTATAAATGTGTTGTGTGCTAAGGCAGACAGAAATAAAGAGCTCCTAAATTCCATTACAGGAAAGGGATGTATGTTCATTTGGCAGATACAAACCTTCATTATCAACATCTGAATGCACTTGAGCCTGGTACGTAGTTGAGTTCTGTAATAATCCATCATTGAATTGATTCTTCTCCTCAAGGATTTCCAAGTGCCTCTCAGAAGATATTGCTGGTTTAGTTGAGCTGTTCTCTTCTGTGTGAGAATTTTCTTGCGAGTAAGCAGCATCAACAACAACCACCGATGAGTCAAATGGTGTAACTGATACTGATGTGCCACCAGATGTCTCAATGCCTTTTGATTGACTTCTCGATGGTGGCTCATCCTGTGGAAACCAATCATTCTGATGCATTTGGTTGCTTTCAGCAGAAGCGTGACTAAAATTCACATTCTGAGGAATAGGGTCTGGGAGAGCAGGAAATCCCTGGTCAAACGCTGTCGGCAGGGCTGTGCTTGCACAATGTTTTGAGTTCTGGTTTACAGAGCTAGACAAAGATGGGGTTTGACCAGCGTATGATATGTCTGTTGTTGCCATCTTGCCAGAAGACCTTACTTGAGGTCTACCCATTTTCACAACATCCGCCATTGACATCTGACCTGGCACCCCACACCAAGCGTTCGGAAATCCAGATGATGATTGTGCTGCTCCAACTGATCCATTAGGAACCACATCTTTGTTTGCAGACAAACTACAAAAATGAAAAGCAAACAGATTAGATATCTGTAATACATAGAAAACAACCAGCTCTACCTGAAACCTCCAGTTCCAGAATATTTGTTACCTTGGAACTGTTTGCTTCTGAGTTGAATTGGATGCTGCCACAGCAGGCCCCAATATCGATGATCTTGATGCCATATAATCTGGTTGTGTAAATGAAAAACATGAAACTGAGTGACCAAATTTAAAAGCTCATGAATACAAACTTTGGGCGAAAAAATCCTACCAGTGCCACTGGATCCAGACTGAATTGAACTGCTTCGTCCAGCACGGTCTGAACCACCTCTAGTGCCTCGACTGTTTGAGTTACTTGCTCCTCGAGATCTTGGTTCTGGCATTTCTTTAACCTATGAGAAAATCCAGTATACTCTAATGTAAGATATCAATACTAAAGCCAGAGACAGTAATATATCAAGAGAGTGAGTTTGCATATGTAAGCTTTTAACACAGAAAGATCAATCACAAATCAAGAAACTAAATATCTCATATATCAAATAGTTGTTATTGATTCTACATATCCAATGAAACATAACAATATGTGCAAGAGAAGATTATATACAAGCTTTTACGAGCACAGTCAGAGATGACCCTATTGATTCttctaaaaggaaaaaaacaaaaagggtACAAGTTTCAAGCACTGAATAAAAGTTGGCTATCAGGTGAGCTCAAATTACCAAGAACATCAGGCACATAGAAATAATGCTCAAACTCAACTGACCTCCTTTTTCTTATCACGCTTGCTCTTTACCTCTTGGAAAGTATCTGGAGAAAGATCTGCAATATGTGAGAACCATATACAAGAGGACAGCTGGAAACATGAAATAACAATAAAACAATTTAACATTGTCAACAAAATTGATGCTTAATCTAGAAATACATTGCCAATGTCCATTACATAAACAGAAGCATAAGGTCTTTCCATCTAAAATGCCAGCATCCCAAAATTATTTAATATGAATTGTGCCAGAACAGTTTGGAAAGTTGTTTGTGTAAATCAAATATTTGTATTTGTTTAGATGAGGTTCTATAATTTATTTTGCAACTTACCGCATATGTTGGGATTGGTCACAGAGGAATAAGTGTTTAAGAAATTATGGTAGCTACTAATCTTTTGCAATAAAAATGGCAGACCTTCCCCAGTAGATAAATCAGACCCTCAGTTGCATGAAAATAATGTGAGTATCAATCATCAAAAGTAAAAGGTGGAACAACATATAAAGGTTCAAGTAAGCAGTTACTCAAACGTTCAATATGATAATATTCCAGCTTCCACTCAATATTTTCGTTCATTCTCATAAGCTCGAGAAATTATAGAATAAAGTTGGATCTGGCATCAAAAGTGCCAACACATGTTAATGCAGATCATTTGTTTCATCAGCCTCAAAAAGAATGCGAAATATGAATGTCAAACCATAAATATCTTTTGGCCTTTTAGTACCAAACAAAGTAACAAAAGACCAAATCTCTGAAGCAACTAAGACACTTACATAATATTCATAATTACGGTTCTGCCTGACAAGGTTACGCTCATGTATAAAGGCAGAGTGATATCTGATACGGTGATACCATACTTATGGCATGTAGAAGCACAAGTAGATCACAAGAATACCAGCAATCATCATCATTCAAAAGCAAACAGAGTCTACACTACACCAGCTCGTCTAAATTCTGCCAGAGATGAAAGAAATCAGACggtacagttcaaacatcaaAGATCCAAGATTAAAGTCACCCCTATCTTTCATAATCGGAGGTTCGAGAAAACTGAGAATTGTCATCCTAACTTTATCCAACCCTAAGTCCTAAGCCAACAAAGCTTTAGATTGTTAGTGACCCATAAATCTAGTTCCGATAGAACTTAAGACCCAAACAAAAGAGGTATTGCATCTTCCAGACTTCCACTCAATTCAGTGGACAGCTATGCCTTTATTTGCCTTCTTACCAACTGAGCTCACCTGTTTGCATCCACTAAAGGTTTGCATGTCATTCATTCTTCTGTCAATATAATCCATTTTTAGCACCAAAATTCagagataaaaaaataaacatatcCATTTTCCTTAGCAAACATCTGACAGATCCATATCTACTGCGCCTCTGTGAAACTAAAAAGGGACCGGGCAATAACAGGATGGAACTGTTTCGCTTCGTTCCAATTCGTGCATAGAAACACCATGTGCTTCTCCTTAGAGACCCAGAAGGAATAACTCTATTTCCAACAGTTCTCGCGACCTagaaatcagaaaaaaaaaagcacttGGAACGGCACCAAACTTTCACGCAGCAAACAAATCCAAAAGCTCCAAACCCGAAGTCATGAATTGGAAAAATTACAAAACCGAATAACAAATCCAAGCAAAACAACTCTAGCATATCCTGCAGACTGCCACTAGCGTACAGCACATTCACCACCGAACTCCAGCAGAGCAGTAACAAATCACCGCAAATCCCCAAAGCGGAACAAAAAAAGAGGCACGATTCCTAATAAGTCATATCCCAACACTCCCCAGCCCTCAGTTATCCAATCCAACCACGCAGGCACACACCCTCCGGTAAAGCAGTACAGACCGAACAAAGCCACACGAAACATCGAGGGAAAGGGGAGCGGTGAGAGATGGGACCTTGGGACAGGAGGCGGCTGACCGCCTCGTCGGGGTCCATGCCGCACTCCCGCAGCGCAGCGTAGATCTCCGCGTCGGGGCGGTTCACGATCTCTTTCAGCCCCTGCACCAGCTTCCTCGCGGACGCCGGCACCGGCCCCGCCGACCCCCTCgctccccctccgccgccgccgctcatcctcgccgccggaACCCCTCGCCGGGGAACtcccgcccgcctccgccgccgccaaactGGCTCCCGCGAGGCGGCGAATCGCTGGCCCGGGAGGGCGAgtggcagcgcggcggcgtcgcctcCCCGCTTCGGCTCGGGCCTGGGCTGGCTGCTTCCGCGTCCGCTTCTGCGCCTGCTGCTCCCACCCACGAAACGCAAACGGCGGCCAAATTCC
This genomic interval carries:
- the LOC120676272 gene encoding uncharacterized protein LOC120676272 isoform X2, which gives rise to MSGGGGGGARGSAGPVPASARKLVQGLKEIVNRPDAEIYAALRECGMDPDEAVSRLLSQDTFQEVKSKRDKKKEVKEMPEPRSRGASNSNSRGTRGGSDRAGRSSSIQSGSSGTDYMASRSSILGPAVAASNSTQKQTVPSLSANKDVVPNGSVGAAQSSSGFPNAWCGVPGQMSMADVVKMGRPQVRSSGKMATTDISYAGQTPSLSSSVNQNSKHCASTALPTAFDQGFPALPDPIPQNVNFSHASAESNQMHQNDWFPQDEPPSRSQSKGIETSGGTSVSVTPFDSSVVVVDAAYSQENSHTEENSSTKPAISSERHLEILEEKNQFNDGLLQNSTTYQAQVHSDVDNEAVVSNLDAESAAANFQHLSLQDDDLVATKSTEDNPAVILPDHLQAANADCAHLSFGSFESGAFSGLLSSKVPKSSLEEEVPIPDESPSVNEIDVRNQDYYDNGALNPPANEDVETVETRIDTNLETIDGPSVSEPDVLRQGALDVPGLQYNLPSVSSHAYSNTTQPSAMDDTQGNTQPQHLSPFSSLLQPNNLLGSNLAPLRDFDFSQLLQTQSATKYNPPVAPSNLSGISMQETLKQGGFPNTQSTQHVPSTSIPSGLPVPQQLPVHPYSQPTLPLGPFASLVGYPYMPQNYFVPSAAFQQAYSSNGPFHQSAAPVPGAGMKYSMPQYKSSPPASSLPQPSSLSGYANSIPRNFSLNQGAPSAPTSLGFDEGLGTQFKDPNHYAALQQSDNSAMWLHGAAGSRAAVPPGNFYGFQGQSQQGGFRQAQQPSQYGGLGYPSFYQSQAGLPQEHPQNPTEGSLNNSQAAPAQPSHQLWQHSY
- the LOC120676272 gene encoding uncharacterized protein LOC120676272 isoform X1, with amino-acid sequence MSGGGGGGARGSAGPVPASARKLVQGLKEIVNRPDAEIYAALRECGMDPDEAVSRLLSQDLSPDTFQEVKSKRDKKKEVKEMPEPRSRGASNSNSRGTRGGSDRAGRSSSIQSGSSGTDYMASRSSILGPAVAASNSTQKQTVPSLSANKDVVPNGSVGAAQSSSGFPNAWCGVPGQMSMADVVKMGRPQVRSSGKMATTDISYAGQTPSLSSSVNQNSKHCASTALPTAFDQGFPALPDPIPQNVNFSHASAESNQMHQNDWFPQDEPPSRSQSKGIETSGGTSVSVTPFDSSVVVVDAAYSQENSHTEENSSTKPAISSERHLEILEEKNQFNDGLLQNSTTYQAQVHSDVDNEAVVSNLDAESAAANFQHLSLQDDDLVATKSTEDNPAVILPDHLQAANADCAHLSFGSFESGAFSGLLSSKVPKSSLEEEVPIPDESPSVNEIDVRNQDYYDNGALNPPANEDVETVETRIDTNLETIDGPSVSEPDVLRQGALDVPGLQYNLPSVSSHAYSNTTQPSAMDDTQGNTQPQHLSPFSSLLQPNNLLGSNLAPLRDFDFSQLLQTQSATKYNPPVAPSNLSGISMQETLKQGGFPNTQSTQHVPSTSIPSGLPVPQQLPVHPYSQPTLPLGPFASLVGYPYMPQNYFVPSAAFQQAYSSNGPFHQSAAPVPGAGMKYSMPQYKSSPPASSLPQPSSLSGYANSIPRNFSLNQGAPSAPTSLGFDEGLGTQFKDPNHYAALQQSDNSAMWLHGAAGSRAAVPPGNFYGFQGQSQQGGFRQAQQPSQYGGLGYPSFYQSQAGLPQEHPQNPTEGSLNNSQAAPAQPSHQLWQHSY